The Streptomyces pactum genome contains a region encoding:
- the malQ gene encoding 4-alpha-glucanotransferase has translation MTRPTAPGSSLRDLARAHGVSTEYVTDRGDRVIVAADTLVAVLAACGVDASTPDAARRALAARRAADADRLLPPCVVVRAGSAAGLRLPSGAEARVALEDGGEKAPEDPLPPGAHVLHAVAGRRRASAPLLSVPERIPVPERRAWGFLVQLYSVLSRRSWGMGDLADLAELASWSGRALGAGFVQLGPLHAAEPGPLPDPSPYRPSSRRFADPMHVRVEEVPEYRYLDREARRAADSCAARARALNERVLSGGNLIDREVVRALKFEALRHVYRVPAPPGRRAALEAFTAREGGDLTDFATWSALAEVHGSAWRSWPEGLRDPRSPRVAEAREELAEAVAFHRWLAWITDEQLAAAQRVAKDAGMDIGLVHDLAVGVAPEGADAWTLQHCLAGGMSVGAPPDDFNPLGQDWGQPPWRPDALAAEGYRPLAGLLRAGMRHAGALRVDHVMGLFRLWWVPEGRPPSEGTYVRYDAEAMLGVLLLEAHRVGVAVIGEDLGTVERGVREELAARGVLGTSVQRFEYLGGSEGRHGPLPPRQWRRNCLATLTTHDLPTTTAWLSGEHVDLRARLGLLTRPEPEEKAQAAAERDGWLAELSRQGLLPDADGELVALHRFLTRTPSTLLGVWLPDATGDRRPQNLPGTADVHPNWRLPVADGHGRPVPLEDLPGHPRVQAVARVFADGEPHGTKTEERDVRPGP, from the coding sequence GTGACCCGCCCCACCGCGCCCGGCTCGTCCCTGCGGGACCTGGCCCGCGCGCACGGCGTGAGCACCGAGTACGTCACCGACCGCGGTGACCGCGTCATCGTCGCCGCGGACACCCTGGTCGCGGTCCTGGCCGCGTGCGGCGTGGACGCGAGCACCCCGGACGCCGCCCGACGGGCCCTGGCCGCCCGGCGCGCGGCGGACGCGGACAGGCTGCTTCCGCCCTGCGTGGTCGTCCGTGCCGGATCGGCCGCGGGACTGCGGCTGCCGTCCGGCGCCGAGGCCCGCGTCGCCCTGGAGGACGGTGGCGAGAAAGCTCCCGAGGACCCGCTGCCGCCGGGCGCCCACGTCCTGCACGCCGTGGCGGGCCGGCGGCGGGCGTCCGCTCCGCTGCTGTCGGTGCCCGAGCGCATCCCCGTGCCCGAGCGGCGCGCATGGGGCTTCCTGGTCCAGCTGTACTCGGTGCTCTCCCGCAGGTCCTGGGGCATGGGCGACCTGGCCGACCTCGCGGAGCTGGCCTCCTGGTCCGGCCGCGCGCTGGGCGCCGGCTTCGTCCAGCTGGGGCCGCTGCACGCGGCGGAGCCGGGTCCGCTGCCCGATCCGTCGCCGTACCGGCCGAGTTCACGGCGGTTCGCGGACCCGATGCACGTCCGGGTGGAGGAGGTGCCGGAGTACCGGTACCTGGACCGGGAGGCCCGCCGCGCGGCGGACTCCTGCGCCGCCCGGGCGCGGGCCCTCAACGAGCGCGTGCTGAGCGGTGGGAACCTGATCGACCGGGAAGTGGTGCGCGCCCTCAAGTTCGAGGCGCTGCGCCATGTGTACCGGGTGCCGGCCCCGCCCGGCCGCCGTGCGGCTCTGGAGGCGTTCACCGCCCGCGAGGGCGGGGACCTGACGGACTTCGCCACCTGGTCCGCGCTGGCCGAGGTGCACGGGAGCGCCTGGCGGTCCTGGCCCGAGGGGTTGCGCGACCCGCGGTCGCCGCGGGTGGCCGAGGCGCGCGAGGAACTGGCGGAAGCCGTCGCGTTCCACCGCTGGCTGGCGTGGATCACCGACGAGCAGCTCGCCGCCGCGCAGCGCGTGGCGAAGGACGCGGGCATGGACATCGGCCTGGTGCACGACCTGGCGGTGGGCGTCGCCCCCGAGGGGGCCGACGCCTGGACGCTGCAGCACTGCCTGGCCGGCGGGATGAGCGTCGGGGCCCCACCGGACGACTTCAATCCGCTCGGTCAGGACTGGGGCCAGCCGCCCTGGCGGCCGGACGCGCTGGCCGCCGAGGGATACCGGCCGCTGGCCGGGCTGCTGCGCGCCGGCATGCGGCACGCGGGGGCCCTGCGGGTCGACCACGTCATGGGGCTGTTCCGGTTGTGGTGGGTGCCCGAGGGCCGGCCCCCATCCGAGGGGACCTACGTCCGCTACGACGCCGAGGCCATGCTCGGCGTGCTGCTCCTGGAGGCCCACCGGGTTGGGGTGGCGGTGATCGGCGAGGACCTCGGCACGGTGGAGCGCGGTGTCCGCGAGGAGCTGGCCGCGCGCGGCGTGCTCGGCACGTCGGTGCAGCGCTTCGAGTACCTGGGCGGTTCCGAGGGACGGCACGGTCCGCTGCCGCCGCGGCAGTGGCGCAGGAACTGCCTGGCCACGCTGACCACCCACGACCTTCCGACGACCACCGCATGGCTGAGCGGCGAACACGTCGACCTGCGGGCCCGGCTGGGACTGCTGACCCGCCCGGAACCGGAGGAGAAGGCGCAAGCGGCGGCCGAGCGGGACGGCTGGCTGGCCGAACTGAGCCGGCAGGGCCTGCTGCCCGACGCCGACGGCGAGCTGGTCGCCCTGCACCGTTTCCTGACCCGTACCCCGTCCACCCTGCTCGGGGTCTGGCTGCCGGACGCC
- a CDS encoding sugar phosphate nucleotidyltransferase, which yields MAERGGVRAVLLAGGEGRRMGPLGEGRLKPLVPYGGACRLIDFSLANARDSGLGEVLLLSQYEERRLMDDLHRVWNRAPGFRVHFGPYDDAYRAAGAGLPRELPARTWPAERGTADALIRKAGHVFGGDREQVLVLHADHVYRFDYRPLIAEHRASGAALTVAYQRIERRWVHLFGMVRFDRAGRLTEFTEKPAEPTSDLVFAAFCVFDAAVLHRYLEKLDGADWQHDISRDVIPAMLAGGEDIRGHEVAGHWEDIGTVERYHRAHLMLAAGGPRAGLPVERMPRTVRPGVDRGWVADSLGVVASLVPADLVNEGRVEHSVLFPGVTVGAGARVRRSVLLPGATVGPGQDIDSAVVLENGQVQRVEDPAAVAEGART from the coding sequence ATGGCTGAGCGGGGAGGGGTGCGCGCGGTACTGCTGGCGGGCGGCGAGGGGCGGCGCATGGGGCCGCTGGGCGAAGGGCGCCTGAAGCCGCTCGTCCCGTACGGAGGTGCCTGCCGCCTGATCGACTTCAGTCTCGCCAACGCGCGCGACTCGGGACTGGGGGAAGTACTGCTGCTGTCCCAGTACGAGGAACGCCGGCTGATGGACGACCTGCACCGGGTGTGGAACCGCGCCCCGGGCTTCCGGGTGCACTTCGGGCCGTACGACGACGCCTACCGCGCCGCGGGCGCCGGGCTCCCCCGCGAGCTGCCCGCTCGTACCTGGCCGGCCGAGCGCGGTACCGCGGACGCCCTGATCCGCAAGGCCGGACACGTCTTCGGTGGTGACCGCGAGCAGGTCCTGGTGCTGCACGCGGACCACGTCTACCGCTTCGACTACCGGCCGCTGATCGCGGAGCACCGGGCCTCCGGCGCCGCCCTGACCGTCGCCTACCAGCGGATCGAGCGGCGCTGGGTCCACCTGTTCGGGATGGTCCGCTTCGACCGGGCAGGCCGGCTCACCGAGTTCACGGAGAAGCCGGCCGAGCCGACCAGCGACCTGGTGTTCGCCGCGTTCTGCGTATTCGACGCCGCGGTGCTGCACCGCTACCTGGAGAAGCTGGACGGCGCCGACTGGCAGCACGACATCAGCCGGGACGTCATCCCCGCGATGCTCGCGGGCGGCGAGGACATCCGCGGCCACGAGGTAGCCGGCCACTGGGAGGACATCGGCACCGTCGAGCGCTACCACCGGGCGCACCTGATGCTCGCGGCCGGCGGGCCGCGGGCCGGGCTCCCGGTCGAACGGATGCCCAGGACCGTCCGGCCCGGGGTGGACCGGGGCTGGGTGGCCGACTCCCTGGGCGTGGTCGCCTCGTTGGTCCCGGCGGACCTCGTCAACGAGGGCCGGGTGGAGCACAGCGTGCTCTTCCCCGGAGTCACCGTCGGGGCGGGCGCCCGGGTCCGGCGCAGCGTACTGCTGCCCGGTGCCACGGTCGGCCCAGGTCAGGACATCGACTCGGCGGTGGTCCTGGAGAACGGACAGGTGCAGCGGGTCGAGGACCCCGCGGCCGTTGCGGAAGGAGCCCGTACATGA
- a CDS encoding HAD-IIB family hydrolase: MHIVTFSFECGGFDNRLMRGGLSPLVWNLSREYAARGHRVSLVTPAHGHLQALRERFDVRELDYRDEHTVPLVLDPKVWPGRPAETGLALDTRAHLLRLDGVDVYLLSDAFLDLLPDRLYPPPALEGRDLAYLKPLVFQVGGLRFVQRHLADGPAVVHGFEPYYHYLLPAVLADDDRYRTVTTVAANAPVTQKVYRPQVERLLELFGVRGPDLDALDGPPPAEDSPLATMARALAGTRMHVEYGPDHVGVFPLIADRADLIDFVSPGQRDHYVTWQDTPFEALFRSLPVARRLRERPDRLLAGGCGIADSWLARDPEAVDRAAVRRSLGLTGTGPVFYHAARYAVHHKGQLELMRAVEEVLAADPEVGFVIRCSTGGGGDAPTAVANAAFQRLADRFPGQLRLEWRLADEDTLFEQAASADFCVYPSKFELDGFLIAQAEAMACGAVPIATAQRVTSHFGHGRPLDDPDATGFSVPGSFRDDDPGLARALAGRIREAVTVFRTAPGTYARLSGNARRLGRSFTWARSADLRLAAYERLLRGERAQPPTGELVERGWLEALPPAARTEHRELIARAATERGDATALARVLGCGVDELGADDWERLFTSAHRRGDFTRCAELARRAGRPDLWARQANRFRLTAAPDGTWRVRYAHAEAERVELVVEASATTGTAPGRAPTATTLVAPAAQAPSTATVSAAPVVTAVAGTTAAGTARSDVAALDTDSTDVPSTDAAAADGEAREAGAPRPPLESVTEALASDEPAPASGGAVLRPLAAGGAGVFTGTLDGPPVGSHAVAMVTLRSGRVVWDTVPTRAPAFRLVATDLDGTLLRSDLTVSARTRRALERVAASGAHHLVVTGRPAVACRQLLNALGYRGLAVCGQGAQLYDAGADRLLSSVSLDRDLARGVVAKVEAELGRVELGVVTSPPESRFQVTPGFGERVRHGWDVTTDPGRLWAAPIDKLILHHPHVDEDRLAAVAQRLTDGEVTVVHSVKGMVEVLPAGTDKGAGVARAAELLGFTGADTVAFGDMPNDIPLLAWAAHGVAVANAHHDLRAMADEVAPGNDEDGVAAVLERLFAPEGGRP, encoded by the coding sequence GTGCACATCGTCACCTTCTCCTTCGAGTGCGGCGGCTTCGACAACCGGCTGATGCGCGGCGGGCTGTCCCCGCTCGTGTGGAACCTGTCCCGTGAGTACGCCGCACGCGGCCACCGCGTCTCGCTGGTCACACCCGCGCACGGTCACCTTCAGGCCCTGCGGGAGCGGTTCGACGTCCGGGAGCTCGACTACCGCGACGAGCACACGGTGCCGCTGGTGCTCGACCCCAAGGTGTGGCCCGGCCGGCCCGCCGAGACCGGTCTCGCCCTCGACACCCGCGCCCACCTGTTACGCCTGGACGGCGTGGACGTCTACCTGCTGTCCGACGCCTTCCTGGACCTGCTGCCGGACCGGCTCTACCCGCCTCCGGCCCTCGAGGGCCGGGACCTGGCGTACCTCAAGCCGCTGGTCTTCCAGGTCGGCGGCCTGCGCTTCGTCCAGCGCCACCTGGCGGACGGCCCGGCGGTCGTGCACGGCTTCGAGCCCTATTACCACTACCTGCTGCCCGCGGTCCTCGCCGACGACGACCGGTATCGGACGGTGACCACGGTCGCCGCGAACGCCCCCGTCACGCAGAAGGTGTACCGGCCGCAGGTGGAACGGCTGCTGGAGCTCTTCGGGGTCCGCGGACCGGACCTCGACGCCCTGGACGGGCCACCGCCCGCCGAGGACTCCCCCCTGGCCACCATGGCCCGGGCGCTGGCCGGCACCCGTATGCACGTCGAGTACGGGCCGGACCACGTGGGTGTGTTCCCGCTGATCGCCGACCGCGCGGATCTGATCGACTTCGTGTCCCCCGGTCAGCGCGACCACTACGTCACCTGGCAGGACACGCCGTTCGAAGCCCTGTTCCGGTCGCTGCCCGTGGCGCGGCGGCTGCGGGAACGGCCGGACCGGCTGCTGGCCGGCGGCTGCGGCATCGCGGACAGCTGGCTGGCGCGCGACCCGGAGGCCGTGGACCGGGCCGCGGTGCGCCGGTCGCTCGGTCTGACGGGCACCGGTCCGGTCTTCTACCACGCCGCCCGCTACGCGGTGCACCACAAGGGCCAGCTGGAGCTGATGCGGGCCGTGGAGGAGGTGCTGGCCGCAGATCCGGAGGTGGGTTTCGTGATCCGCTGCTCGACCGGGGGCGGCGGTGACGCGCCGACGGCGGTCGCGAACGCCGCGTTCCAGCGGCTCGCCGACCGCTTCCCGGGACAACTCCGCCTGGAATGGCGGCTCGCCGACGAGGACACGTTGTTCGAGCAGGCGGCGAGCGCCGACTTCTGCGTGTATCCGTCCAAGTTCGAACTGGACGGCTTCCTCATCGCCCAGGCCGAGGCGATGGCCTGCGGGGCGGTGCCGATCGCCACCGCCCAGCGGGTGACCTCCCACTTCGGGCACGGGCGACCCCTCGACGACCCGGACGCGACGGGCTTCTCCGTGCCCGGTTCCTTCCGCGACGACGACCCGGGGCTGGCCCGGGCCCTCGCCGGGCGAATACGCGAGGCAGTGACGGTCTTCCGCACGGCACCCGGCACCTACGCCCGGCTCTCGGGCAACGCCCGGCGCCTGGGCCGCTCGTTCACCTGGGCCCGCAGCGCGGACCTGCGTCTGGCCGCCTACGAACGTCTGCTGCGCGGCGAGCGCGCGCAGCCGCCGACCGGAGAACTGGTCGAGCGGGGCTGGCTGGAGGCGCTGCCGCCCGCCGCCCGCACCGAGCATCGTGAGCTGATCGCGCGGGCGGCGACGGAACGCGGTGACGCCACCGCCCTCGCCCGCGTTCTCGGGTGCGGCGTCGACGAACTCGGAGCGGACGACTGGGAGCGGTTGTTCACCTCGGCCCACCGCCGGGGGGACTTCACCCGCTGTGCCGAACTGGCCCGGCGGGCGGGCCGGCCGGACCTGTGGGCCCGGCAGGCCAACCGCTTCCGGCTCACCGCCGCTCCGGACGGCACGTGGCGCGTGCGGTACGCGCACGCCGAGGCGGAACGGGTCGAGCTGGTGGTCGAGGCATCCGCGACGACGGGCACGGCCCCCGGCCGGGCCCCGACGGCCACCACCCTCGTCGCACCCGCTGCCCAGGCCCCGAGCACGGCCACCGTGTCCGCGGCACCCGTGGTCACGGCTGTCGCGGGCACGACTGCCGCCGGCACGGCCCGCTCGGACGTGGCTGCCCTGGACACGGACTCCACGGACGTCCCCTCCACAGACGCAGCTGCCGCGGACGGTGAAGCGCGGGAAGCCGGCGCTCCGCGCCCCCCGCTGGAGTCGGTCACCGAGGCCCTCGCCTCCGACGAGCCGGCTCCCGCCTCCGGCGGTGCCGTGCTGCGGCCGCTCGCCGCCGGCGGCGCCGGAGTGTTCACGGGGACACTGGACGGACCGCCCGTCGGAAGTCACGCCGTCGCCATGGTGACCCTGCGCTCCGGCCGGGTGGTCTGGGACACCGTGCCGACCCGCGCACCCGCGTTCCGGCTGGTGGCGACCGATCTCGACGGCACGCTGCTGCGCAGCGACCTGACCGTGTCGGCGCGCACCCGCCGGGCGCTGGAACGGGTCGCCGCCTCCGGCGCCCACCACCTGGTGGTCACCGGACGCCCCGCGGTGGCCTGCAGGCAGCTTCTGAACGCCCTCGGCTACCGAGGGCTGGCCGTCTGCGGCCAGGGCGCGCAACTGTACGACGCCGGTGCGGACCGCCTGCTGTCCTCGGTGTCCCTGGACCGTGATCTCGCCCGCGGCGTCGTCGCGAAGGTCGAGGCCGAACTGGGCCGGGTCGAGCTCGGCGTCGTCACCTCGCCGCCGGAGAGCCGGTTCCAGGTGACCCCCGGCTTCGGGGAACGGGTCCGCCATGGCTGGGACGTGACCACCGACCCGGGCCGGCTGTGGGCGGCGCCCATCGACAAGCTGATCCTGCACCACCCGCACGTCGACGAGGACCGGCTGGCCGCCGTCGCACAACGGCTGACGGACGGTGAGGTGACCGTCGTGCACTCGGTCAAGGGCATGGTGGAGGTCCTGCCCGCGGGCACCGACAAGGGCGCCGGTGTGGCCCGGGCCGCCGAACTGCTGGGCTTCACCGGCGCCGACACCGTCGCCTTCGGCGACATGCCCAACGACATCCCGCTGCTGGCCTGGGCCGCTCACGGCGTGGCGGTCGCCAATGCCCACCACGATCTGCGGGCCATGGCCGACGAGGTCGCCCCGGGCAACGACGAGGACGGGGTCGCCGCCGTCCTCGAACGCCTCTTCGCGCCGGAAGGGGGCCGTCCGTGA
- a CDS encoding carbohydrate kinase family protein yields the protein MNPSPYDVLVVGGAGVDTVVSVEKLEVPPGDSLHVPPVYDYVAHTGNGVALGWHALGLTTKFIDFLGDDPQGHAVLAAYAGHGLDFSHVVSPHGTPRGVNLVDAQGRRFSFYDSRHPADLRLPRAFYLPHLERARHVHLSIVGHNRDLYRDVHRLGVTSSTDLHDWDGVNPHHRAYALASDYVFMSAAAVHDRLEEVLHGIVDEGRARLVVATDGADGCHVLVRGEAGVRHFPAVRPERPVVDSNGAGDAFVTAFLHARFEGRPVEECVLAGSVSGAFACGAAGTHTEFIDLPGLRAACARAQAAAE from the coding sequence ATGAACCCGTCCCCTTACGACGTCCTGGTGGTCGGCGGAGCCGGCGTGGACACCGTCGTCAGCGTCGAGAAACTGGAGGTCCCCCCGGGCGACTCGCTGCACGTGCCTCCGGTGTACGACTACGTGGCGCACACCGGCAACGGCGTGGCGCTCGGCTGGCACGCCCTGGGCCTCACCACCAAGTTCATCGACTTCCTCGGCGACGATCCCCAGGGTCACGCGGTGCTCGCCGCGTACGCCGGGCACGGTCTGGACTTCAGCCACGTGGTGTCCCCGCACGGCACCCCGCGCGGCGTCAACCTGGTCGACGCGCAGGGCCGCCGCTTCTCCTTCTACGACTCCCGGCACCCCGCGGACCTGCGGCTGCCGCGCGCCTTCTACCTGCCCCACCTGGAGCGGGCGCGCCACGTCCACCTCTCCATCGTGGGACACAACCGCGACCTGTACAGGGACGTCCACCGGCTCGGGGTGACCAGCTCCACCGACCTGCACGACTGGGACGGGGTCAACCCCCACCACCGCGCCTACGCCCTCGCCTCCGACTACGTCTTCATGAGCGCCGCGGCCGTCCACGACCGGCTGGAGGAGGTCCTGCACGGCATCGTCGACGAGGGCCGGGCCCGCCTCGTCGTGGCCACCGACGGAGCGGACGGCTGCCATGTGCTCGTGCGGGGTGAGGCTGGGGTACGCCACTTCCCGGCCGTGCGGCCGGAGCGGCCCGTCGTCGATTCCAACGGGGCCGGTGACGCCTTCGTCACCGCGTTCCTCCACGCCCGCTTCGAAGGGCGGCCGGTGGAGGAGTGCGTCCTGGCCGGATCGGTGTCCGGGGCCTTCGCCTGCGGTGCCGCCGGCACCCACACCGAGTTCATCGACCTGCCCGGCCTGCGCGCGGCCTGCGCCCGCGCGCAGGCCGCGGCGGAGTGA
- a CDS encoding glycosyltransferase, which translates to MTEPPMHIIETYFECCGFDHTFLQGGTSVYLWNLSREFAARGHRVSLVTPAHGRLDDLRSRYEVEDLGYSDEYVLPLVLDPEVWHGFPAETELPVRTTAHRIRLDGVDLYFLSNEHLDRLPDTFYPPYDTKGRDLVFFKPLVFQVDSVRFLRHWFGGERAIVHAHEPFYHYLLPAALRDDPTKHVVSTVQSNMPITKKVYAPEVRRLLELLGAPAGLPPERPQAGPDLEAVRQYQQLTHLHYEYPPDHVALYELVLENADLIDFLSPGQLDFYASFRDTPFEALFAHLPLAQAVKENAHKMFVGGCAISGQWLAWDPGEVDRSAVLEGLGLDPALPTFFHNARYALHHKGQLELMRAVDRVLGDGLAANFVVRCISGAPLDDPYFREVAERHRGRLHLESERVDERRVFEYASAADFCLFPSKFEMDTFLIAQGEAMVCGTVPVATAQEGMAHFRHARPEPETTGLAVNRSFAEDDPLLTAALAACIREAVALWSDDPARYRELSQRAAAVARQFTWEHCADLHLAAFGRLWRGEPAELPVERALRHGWFDLLKDEEITEEAALAHGDPAAYARRAPVDAPVARRFFHAAWERADFSTCERFVDRHPAAVSAEEMRALRERCSVGGDGGLVYRLPHAERVELVTPAPRGPSARALPGVRELRRTAPGVFEGPPPAPGARLLLTLSSGRVTWDEAHHG; encoded by the coding sequence GTGACCGAGCCCCCGATGCACATCATCGAGACCTACTTCGAATGCTGCGGCTTCGACCACACCTTCCTGCAGGGCGGCACCTCGGTGTACCTGTGGAACCTCTCCCGGGAGTTCGCCGCCCGCGGGCACCGGGTCTCCCTCGTCACCCCCGCGCACGGCAGACTCGACGACCTGCGCAGCAGGTACGAGGTGGAGGACCTCGGCTACTCGGACGAGTACGTGCTGCCGCTGGTGCTCGACCCGGAGGTGTGGCACGGCTTCCCCGCCGAGACCGAACTGCCCGTGCGCACCACCGCGCACCGCATCCGCCTCGACGGCGTGGACCTGTACTTCCTGTCCAACGAGCACCTCGACCGGCTGCCGGACACCTTCTACCCGCCCTACGACACCAAAGGCAGGGACCTGGTCTTCTTCAAGCCGCTGGTCTTCCAGGTGGACAGCGTGCGCTTCCTGCGCCACTGGTTCGGCGGGGAGCGGGCGATCGTCCACGCCCACGAGCCCTTCTACCACTACCTGCTGCCGGCCGCGCTGCGTGACGACCCGACGAAGCACGTCGTCAGCACGGTGCAGAGCAACATGCCGATCACCAAGAAGGTCTACGCACCCGAGGTCCGACGCCTGCTCGAGCTCCTGGGCGCACCGGCCGGCCTCCCGCCGGAGCGCCCGCAGGCCGGGCCGGACCTCGAAGCGGTGCGCCAGTACCAGCAGCTGACCCATCTGCACTACGAGTACCCGCCGGACCACGTGGCCCTCTACGAACTGGTCCTGGAGAACGCCGATCTGATCGACTTCCTCTCGCCCGGCCAGCTCGACTTCTACGCCTCCTTCCGGGACACGCCCTTCGAGGCGCTCTTCGCGCACCTGCCCCTGGCGCAGGCCGTGAAGGAGAACGCGCACAAGATGTTCGTCGGGGGCTGCGCCATATCCGGCCAGTGGCTCGCCTGGGACCCGGGCGAGGTGGACCGGTCGGCGGTACTCGAAGGGCTGGGACTGGATCCCGCGCTGCCGACGTTCTTCCACAACGCCCGCTATGCCCTGCACCACAAGGGCCAGCTGGAGCTGATGCGCGCCGTCGACCGGGTGCTGGGCGACGGCCTGGCCGCGAACTTCGTCGTGCGCTGCATCTCCGGCGCCCCGCTCGACGACCCCTACTTCCGCGAGGTCGCCGAGCGGCACCGAGGCCGGCTGCACCTGGAGTCGGAGCGGGTGGACGAGCGGCGGGTGTTCGAGTACGCGTCGGCCGCCGACTTCTGCCTGTTCCCCTCCAAGTTCGAGATGGACACCTTCCTCATCGCCCAGGGCGAGGCGATGGTGTGCGGGACGGTGCCCGTCGCGACGGCGCAGGAGGGCATGGCGCACTTCCGGCACGCCCGGCCCGAGCCGGAGACCACCGGCCTCGCCGTCAACCGCTCCTTCGCCGAGGACGACCCGCTGCTCACCGCCGCGCTCGCCGCGTGCATCCGGGAGGCGGTGGCGCTGTGGTCCGACGACCCGGCCCGCTACCGCGAGCTGTCTCAGCGCGCGGCGGCGGTCGCCCGGCAGTTCACCTGGGAACACTGCGCGGACCTGCACCTCGCCGCGTTCGGCCGCCTGTGGCGGGGCGAGCCGGCCGAGCTGCCCGTCGAACGCGCCCTGCGGCACGGCTGGTTCGACCTGCTGAAGGACGAGGAGATCACCGAGGAGGCGGCCCTCGCTCACGGCGACCCGGCGGCGTACGCGCGCCGCGCCCCCGTCGACGCCCCGGTCGCCCGTCGGTTCTTCCACGCGGCCTGGGAGCGGGCCGACTTCAGTACATGCGAACGGTTCGTGGACCGCCACCCGGCCGCGGTGAGCGCCGAGGAGATGCGCGCCCTGCGGGAGCGGTGCTCGGTCGGCGGCGACGGCGGGCTGGTGTACCGGCTGCCGCACGCCGAGCGGGTGGAGCTGGTGACCCCGGCCCCGCGCGGCCCGTCGGCCCGGGCGCTGCCCGGGGTGCGGGAGCTGCGCCGCACCGCACCCGGTGTGTTCGAGGGACCACCGCCGGCACCGGGGGCCCGGCTGCTGCTGACGCTGTCCTCCGGCCGGGTCACCTGGGACGAGGCCCATCATGGCTGA